Proteins found in one Paraburkholderia caballeronis genomic segment:
- a CDS encoding sulfotransferase, whose amino-acid sequence MTGLPRAGSTLLCQLLAQHPDIDCEGHSSPLCNTMPGIPRFARYPLAFIGICACFLDWRRVVCCPDRLPPINSATRHSPRRSTACRQR is encoded by the coding sequence GTGACCGGACTGCCGCGTGCGGGCTCCACCCTGCTGTGCCAGTTGCTGGCGCAACATCCTGACATCGACTGTGAAGGGCACAGTTCGCCGCTGTGCAACACGATGCCCGGCATCCCACGGTTCGCACGGTATCCGCTAGCGTTTATCGGCATCTGCGCCTGCTTTCTTGACTGGCGGCGCGTCGTGTGTTGTCCGGATCGCCTGCCGCCGATTAATTCGGCTACTCGACATTCACCGCGCCGATCAACGGCTTGCAGACAGCGTTAG
- a CDS encoding single-stranded DNA-binding protein, with protein MASVNKVILVGNLGADPEVRYLPSGDAVANIRLATTDRYKDKASGDFKEMTEWHRVAFFGRLAEIVSEYLKKGSSVYIEGRIRTRKWQAQDGTDRYSTEIVADQMQMLGGRSGGASMGGDDGGYSREPAEQPRGGGRAASGGGGGAARSGGSGGSGGGRSNAPAGGGFDEMDDDIPF; from the coding sequence ATGGCATCCGTGAACAAGGTCATTCTCGTCGGCAACCTCGGCGCCGACCCGGAAGTCCGCTATCTGCCGAGCGGCGACGCGGTCGCGAACATCCGGCTTGCCACGACCGACCGCTACAAGGACAAGGCGTCCGGCGACTTCAAGGAAATGACCGAATGGCACCGCGTCGCGTTCTTCGGACGCCTGGCGGAGATCGTGTCGGAATATCTGAAGAAAGGCTCGTCGGTGTACATCGAAGGCCGCATCCGCACGCGCAAGTGGCAGGCGCAGGACGGCACCGACCGTTACTCGACCGAGATCGTCGCGGACCAGATGCAGATGCTCGGCGGCCGCAGCGGCGGCGCGTCGATGGGCGGCGACGACGGCGGTTACAGCCGCGAGCCGGCTGAACAGCCGCGCGGCGGCGGTCGGGCGGCTTCGGGCGGCGGCGGTGGCGCGGCGCGCAGCGGCGGCTCGGGTGGCAGCGGCGGCGGCCGCTCGAATGCGCCGGCTGGCGGCGGGTTCGACGAGATGGATGACGATATTCCGTTCTGA